The genome window GAGGTGCCACGGTGCaacttggtcttgagatCCTTTTCGTAGAGTTTCGGATACATGGCCCATGTGGTGTTCTTGGTCCAGGTCGTGTTAACGAGGTTGAAGGTGAGATTACTTGGTGCATATGCgttgttgaggagcttcATCTCTTCGGCAATTTGCTCCTTCTGTTAAAGGCAAATGGAGTCAGAATAAAAAACCAATAAAAAATTAGGAGGGGAtaaaaagggaaaaagaCAAGCAGAAGTTTACAGTAGGCCAGCTGCCGTTTCTGGCGTAAGTGGTAGTAACAACGTGAACCCAAGCATCCAACGAAATCAGTTCACCGGCATCGCGGCGAGTCAAGTGTTGCTCGCCCTTTGCCAGCTGCTCGTGCAGAGCCAATATATCCGCGCCGGGCTGGGAATCGCAACGGGCTCTTTGTTCTCTTGTCAATAAGGTTGCGTTGGCCAGCTGTCCGAGGGTTAACAAAGTCGTTGCGAGATGATATAAAGAAAGCATTTTTAGAGCTAGTttataaaaggcaaaggaAATATATCTTTTATGTTTATTTGGCAATCCTCCTATTCTCACATCGTGGCCATGGGGACTTATATACTGCTACGATCCATTGCTTTTACTCTGTGAGATAATGTGAtctgccatgttgtcaatAGTTCGCAttggcagccaagcaaaCATCACACTAGTGACAGCTCAGGCGGAGAAGCCACGTGCCACATGGTTTGGCGCTGTTTCTGCAGGGATCATAAGTGTGAAAGTGGTCGATCGATCCAATAACGCGACCCCCCACAACCCCAGAATGTCGATCCCTCATTGTCGAGTCAGACATACGAAGTTCCCCATCCACTTGGCTAGATTTGGCGCAGCTTGAAGTTCACAAGCCTACACTATGTGCAAACTCTGGCATGGTTCCAATACTACTGTACAAGAGGTTAAAGATCGCCGTATACCGCGGCTACTACAAAATCATTCTCGGCCAAAGAGGTAGCTGTGGCGCTGCTAATCTGGCGTAtttgttgtgttttgtgCTTTGTCATTCTTAGGAGATAACTAGTGGTTCTTTCCAAGAAACGCTCGTATCCACCAGCTGTGGCCTCCCGTTTCTCGTTCAAGCAATGTGACCAGGGTGTGCATAAGAAGCAGCTCTCTTGTATCGTCCTTCTATCGAGCAAGTTGTCATGACAAATAGAGATAGCTGTTTGTTCGGCATAACTAGAGGCAGGGTTGAAAGCCACTCCACTCATCCACTGAATGCTTGAGTGTAGTGGGTAGATCATAATCCACTGAGTATGTCAATATAGTGGATCCACTGGAAGCTGTTGTGGATTGAGTGTATTGGGTGGATTAAGAGTGGATTGGCAAAGCCGGAGCAGCAGCCGCGCCGGGGCCGACGTTCGTAGCGATGACCTGGATGACTGGTCGGCTGAGGCGGTCAAGGTGGTAGTGATTATATTCGTTCACCCGGTCTTTCGTGGCGTATACCCGTAGGGCGTTGGCGAACCTGGCAACCTCTTGATCGTCTAGCTTTGCCTGCACGCGGCCGGAGAGAAGTTTCCAGGACTCGTGGGATAGTTGGAGCAGCCGAAGTTCCCCGAGAGCCTTGCGAAAGGCCGCCTGGTCATCGCCGCACTGCCGCTGAACAACGCTCAGAAAGACGGTCTTATCGAAGCGCATATACGCGTTCCTGCCCTTGATCTCTATTCCCTGCACTTCTTTATCGTAATAAAGCGGCTGCTGTAGAACAGGAGGAAGCTGAAAGAAGTCGCCCACCAAAAGAATATTGAGTCCACCAAAGAACTCCTCGTTCCTATGCGGAAATGCCTCGCGGAGACGGTCGTCGATCCAGGATAGCTGGCGCAGTCCCAGCATGCTTTTCTCGTCGATGATCAGGTACTGAATatccttcagcttcttctggagctgggccTTATCGATGGCGGAGAGCGGCCTGAAGTCCTTGTTGATCGGGAGGTGAAGCAGCGAGTGTAAAGTGGTGCCTGATATCTGATTTCCTGCAACGCCAGTCCACGGGCATGACGCTTTTACTACCGGGCATGACTCTTAGCCGGGCAtgatgtcaagatcaggtcgctcattcaaagcaagcacagtatgctattgtcagatgaagctgcctcagTCAAGGTAAACACGCAAGTGTATTGCGCGggtggcaaagtggcaataggaaatTGGAATACTGCTTATCACGATTTGGATAGCTATGGATTGCATTGACAGtggacttgtccttgattGAGCTATTTGGAGGGGAATTTATCTGCTAGTTATAGAAGGTCTTGGATAATGTGACCCTGttgataattgcttttgtaGGATTTGAGCTTCCTTTTGATAGTCAATAGTGCCGGATAAAATCAGCTCTCGGCTGAATGCATTGTTTGTTGACactgctgcttacgcagcagtattccaataagtATTTAATTTCGTATACTATAATTCCGCTCTTTTAGttagaaaatcaagagtctctcgttgcccgattcacaggggatcttctgcccaaTCGTCGCccagttatgcaaacaagtcgtgaagtgtgacatGGTGCTTCGCGGTCTGCTGAGATTCGCGGGAGGTGAAGGTCTCGATATATACGTAGACATTGTGAACGCGCTTTTGCATCACTGGGAATAGGATAAGGCCTTTTTATGGAAAGCATTGGCCGCGATTTCTTCAACATGGGGTGCCATACTATGTTACATCTACAGGCTACGAAAAAGAACAAAGCATGCTCGAGGTTCCCTTTCGCGACTCTGGTTGCGCGTGGCTGCTTAGCCGAAATGAAGCAATTTGCGTAGAAGTAAGGTGAAGATAAGCCAGGTACTTGCGGCCGGAGTGGCAGGATCCAACGCTAGTAACAGAGCACAATGTGACCAATCAGAAGTGGTAAAAGTCATGCCCGCGTAGCAATTGCCCCCGTGATACTGCTTCCATTCAGTGGATAACTAGTAGTGGGCACTAGGGGACGAGGAAGTCGACCTGGCAGTCCGCGTGGACATAGTGGGCGGATGCAGAGAGGTTCGCTATGGACGCCTGCAAAGTACTCAAGCCTTCAGTTTCTAGCATCAGGCCATCGCGAGTCATGGTTTCAGCCCTCAGGCAATGCTTGCATCAGGAACCGAAGTTCCC of Pochonia chlamydosporia 170 chromosome Unknown PCv3seq00028, whole genome shotgun sequence contains these proteins:
- a CDS encoding ATP-dependent DNA helicase PIF1 (similar to Metarhizium acridum CQMa 102 XP_007815836.1), coding for MSTYISRPSPPANLSRPRSTMSHFTTCLHNWATIGQKIPLKASCPWTGVAGNQISGTTLHSLLHLPINKDFRPLSAIDKAQLQKKLKDIQYLIIDEKSMLGLRQLSWIDDRLREAFPHRNEEFFGGLNILLVGDFFQLPPVLQQPLYYDKEVQGIEIKGRNAYMRFDKTVFLSVVQRQCGDDQAAFRKALGELRLLQLSHESWKLLSGRVQAKLDDQEVARFANALRVYATKDRVNEYNHYHLDRLSRPVIQVIATNVGPGAAAAPALPIHS